The following proteins come from a genomic window of Miscanthus floridulus cultivar M001 chromosome 2, ASM1932011v1, whole genome shotgun sequence:
- the LOC136535954 gene encoding uncharacterized TPR repeat-containing protein At1g05150-like — MALSASAASAGRGSRAEKVRRIFERFDTNGDGGLDRNEMSALVVAVNPRVKFSEDQISAILDEVFRTYAEFILPDGRGLSLPGLLRTYDDGAGDVDRDFLALSLPAVDSDASSPEIAAGDATAHSSPPPGAAAAASLLDDHTKPLGAGAARPSVSSRAAAAAPAWATSPNHGIAFDSSWGLLDDLEILVKRLRSKQLRKGSIDGSGGAGNSNFDSFSEAGWSREISGAADSASTAAPWDETSRDYLTFVKELAVLRTRADASRSREEAFDNHMVIGRALSEHRLFRDALASFRRACELQPTDVRPHFRAGNCLYALGRHAEAKEEYLLALEAAEAGGSQSADILPQIHVNLGIAMEAEGMVLGACEHYREAAILCPSHARALKLLGSALYGVGEYRAAEKALEEAIFLKEDYADAHCDLGSALHAVGEDDRAIQEFQTAIDIKPGHVDALYNLGGLNMDAGRFVRAAEMYTRVLSIRPNHWRAQLNKAVALLGQGESEEAKKALKEAFKMTQRVEVYDAISHLKTLQKKKPKGKDDGQGEQAYVVVEASKFKRVGRKTTLRQDLANALDIRAFERMTKLGHCDVELLRKEMNETDVPVSYSGTGIPEKSIRKAALEVILRRLLSFLKPDTFQGAIKAINERILSVLDAPGSGRVDLGMFFAIIAPICSGPVDRRKRIVFDALLWRPASEGSNGQIRRSDALTYIKLLRAVYIPTHGASDMLEMHGESDPTMVSYTEFLEMFNDPDWGFGILSTLVKLEESDHIRHGGHTCSICRYPIIGSRFKETKHSFSLCNRCYSEGKVPSAFKLEEYRFKEYGNESEALIDKCMCFNLHSKKLETDA, encoded by the coding sequence ATGGCGCTGTCCGCGTCGGCGGCGTCGGCCGGCCGGGGGTCGCGGGCGGAGAAGGTGAGGAGGATCTTCGAGCGCTTCGACACCAACGGGGACGGCGGGCTGGACCGCAACGAGATGTCCGCGCTCGTCGTCGCCGTCAACCCGCGGGTCAAGTTCAGCGAGGACCAGATCTCCGCCATCCTCGACGAGGTGTTCCGCACCTACGCCGAGTTCATCCTCCCCGACGGCAGGGGCCTCTCCCTGCCGGGGCTGCTCCGCACCTACGACGACGGCGCCGGAGACGTCGACCGTGACTTCCTCGCGCTCTCCCTGCCCGCCGTCGACTCTGACGCCTCATCCCCGGAGATCGCGGCGGGGGACGCCACCGCCCACTCCTCCCCGCCCCccggcgctgccgccgccgcgtcgCTGCTCGACGACCACACCAAGCCgctcggcgccggcgccgctcgGCCGTCGGTCAGCTcccgcgccgcggccgccgcgccgGCGTGGGCGACCTCGCCCAACCATGGCATCGCCTTCGACTCCTCCTGGGGTCTCCTCGACGACCTGGAGATACTTGTCAAGCGCCTCCGCTCAAAGCAGCTGCGGAAGGGCTCCATCGACGGAAGCGGCGGCGCCGGCAACAGCAACTTCGACTCCTTCTCCGAGGCCGGGTGGTCCAGGGAGATCTCCGGCGCGGCGGATTCGGCATCCACCGCCGCTCCGTGGGACGAGACGAGCCGCGACTACCTCACCTTCGTCAAGGAACTCGCCGTGCTCCGCACGCGCGCCGACGCCTCCCGCTCGCGCGAGGAGGCCTTCGACAACCACATGGTCATCGGCCGGGCGCTTTCTGAGCACCGCCTCTTCCGAGACGCCCTAGCCAGCTTCCGCCGCGCCTGTGAGCTGCAGCCCACTGACGTCCGTCCCCACTTCCGCGCGGGGAACTGCCTGTACGCCCTCGGTCGCCATGCAGAAGCCAAGGAGGAGTACCTCCTTGCCCTTGAGGCCGCGGAGGCTGGCGGCTCACAGTCCGCAGACATCCTCCCGCAGATCCATGTCAACCTTGGTATTGCCATGGAGGCCGAGGGGATGGTTCTTGGTGCCTGTGAGCATTACCGAGAAGCCGCCATATTGTGTCCATCTCATGCCAGGGCACTCAAGCTCCTGGGGAGCGCTCTCTATGGCGTTGGGGAGTACCGAGCTGCTGAGAAGGCACTGGAGGAGGCCATCTTCTTGAAGGAAGACTATGCTGATGCGCACTGTGACCTTGGGTCGGCCCTGCATGCAGTAGGGGAGGATGACCGTGCAATCCAGGAGTTTCAGACAGCAATTGATATCAAACCTGGCCATGTTGATGCCTTGTACAATCTTGGTGGATTGAACATGGATGCAGGACGCTTCGTACGGGCTGCAGAGATGTATACTCGTGTGCTGAGCATCCGACCAAACCATTGGCGTGCACAGCTAAACAAGGCAGTGGCTTTGCTTGGGCAGGGTGAATCTGAGGAGGCCAAGAAGGCACTCAAGGAGGCGTTTAAGATGACACAGAGGGTGGAAGTGTATGATGCCATCTCACATTTGAAGACATTGCAAAAGAAGAAGCCAAAAGGAAAAGATGATGGTCAAGGGGAGCAGGCTTATGTTGTTGTGGAGGCATCCAAGTTCAAGAGGGTTGGCAGGAAGACTACCTTGCGGCAGGATTTGGCCAATGCTCTAGATATAAGGGCCTTCGAGAGGATGACGAAGCTAGGCCATTGTGATGTGGAGCTTCTTAGAAAAGAGATGAATGAGACTGATGTCCCTGTATCTTACTCAGGCACCGGCATCCCTGAGAAGTCAATACGCAAAGCAGCTCTTGAGGTTATTCTCCGCAGGCTCCTCTCTTTTCTCAAGCCAGATACCTTTCAGGGTGCTATCAAGGCAATCAACGAAAGAATTCTCTCTGTCCTTGATGCTCCTGGCTCTGGTCGTGTTGATCTGGGTATGTTCTTCGCCATCATTGCTCCAATCTGTTCTGGCCCTGTGGATAGGCGCAAGCGTATTGTCTTTGATGCGCTTCTTTGGCGTCCTGCTAGCGAAGGCAGCAATGGTCAGATAAGGAGGAGTGATGCGTTAACCTACATTAAGCTTCTTCGGGCTGTTTATATACCCACCCATGGGGCTAGTGACATGCTCGAAATGCATGGGGAGTCTGACCCTACCATGGTATCATACACGGAATTCTTAGAGATGTTCAATGACCCAGATTGGGGATTTGGGATCCTGAGCACTCTGGTGAAACTTGAAGAGAGTGATCACATACGTCATGGTGGTCACACATGCTCCATCTGCCGGTACCCTATCATTGGATCACGGTTTAAGGAAACAAAACACTCATTCAGCCTGTGCAACCGGTGCTACAGTGAAGGGAAGGTTCCGTCAGCGTTCAAGTTGGAGGAGTACAGGTTCAAAGAATACGGTAACGAGTCGGAGGCCCTTATCGATAAGTGCATGTGCTTCAATTTACATTCTAAGAAGCTGGAAACTGATGCTTGA
- the LOC136535956 gene encoding probable BOI-related E3 ubiquitin-protein ligase 3 — protein sequence MSFFSHHHLQQPHPQQAPPPHQQQPVLPSFRNALPVPVDGQIPAPLTFFNPPPAFPEQPAQAPLVDAMGLTAAAGLGWRQPREQELLGENSQMSSIDFLQTGSAVSTGLALSLEDRRHGSGGAGNSSGDSPLLLLPMLDDDISREVQRLDADMDRFIKAQSERLRQSILEKVQAKQFEALASVEDKILRKIRDKEAEVETINKRNSELEDQIKHLGVEVGAWQQRAKYNESMINALKYNLEQVCAHQSKDFKEGCGDSEVDDTASCRNGGAVNLQLTPKENRQQKDLTACRVCKSSEACMLLLPCRHLCLCKECESKLSLCPLCQSSKILGMEIYYA from the exons ATGTCGTTCTTCTCTCACCACCATCTCCAGCAGCCACACCCGcagcaggcgccgccgccgcatcAGCAGCAGCCGGTGCTTCCTTCCTTCAG GAACGCGCTACCGGTGCCTGTGGATGGCCAGATCCCAGCGCCCCTCACCTTCTTCAACCCGCCGCCTGCCTTCCCGGAGCAGCCCGCGCAGGCACCGC TGGTGGATGCGATGGGGCTGACGGCAGCTGCGGGGCTCGGGTGGAGGCAGCCGAGGGAGCAGGAACTGCTTGGGGAAAACTCCCAGATGTCATCCATCGATTTTCTGCAAACGGGCTCGGCAGTGTCGACGGGGCTGGCGCTGTCTCTGGAGGACCGGCGCCACGGCAGTGGCGGGGCTGGGAACTCCTCCGGCGATTCACCGCTGCTCCTGCTGCCTATGCTGGACGATGACATCTCACGCGAGGTCCAGCGGCTTGACGCTGATATGGACCGCTTCATTAAAGCTCAG AGTGAACGGCTGAGGCAATCTATACTGGAGAAAGTTCAGGCAAAGCAATTTGAGGCACTGGCCTCAGTTGAGGACAAGATACTCAGAAAAATACGGGATAAAGAGGCGGAAGTGGAGACCATCAACAAAAGGAACTCTGAACTAGAGGACCAGATTAAGCATTTGGGAGTAGAAGTTGGTGCTTGGCAGCAAAGGGCCAAGTACAACGAGAGCATGATCAATGCACTCAAGTACAACTTGGAACAGGTATGTGCTCATCAGAGCAAGGATTTCAAGGAAGGCTGTGGCGATAGTGAGGTAGATGACACGGCGTCCTGTCGCAATGGTGGTGCTGTCAATTTGCAACTGACGCCGAAGGAGAACAGACAACAGAAGGATTTGACGGCTTGCAGGGTCTGTAAATCAAGTGAGGCATGCATGCTCTTGCTGCCTTGTCGGCATCTTTGTCTATGCAAGGAGTGCGAGAGCAAGCTGAGCTTATGCCCCCTGTGCCAGTCATCCAAGATACTTGGCATGGAGATATATTATGCGTAG